In Zingiber officinale cultivar Zhangliang chromosome 3B, Zo_v1.1, whole genome shotgun sequence, a single window of DNA contains:
- the LOC121967639 gene encoding bifunctional nitrilase/nitrile hydratase NIT4B-like, whose product MGASDLSSTVVRATVVQASTIFYDTPATLDKAERLIAEAASYGAQIVVFPEAFIGGYPHGSTFGITLGNRTAKGKEEFRRYHASAIDVPGPEVDRLAALAGKYKIYLVMGAVERSGYTLYCSVLFFDSQGQYMGKHRKLMPTGLERAIWGFGDGSTIPVYETPIGKIGAVICWENRMPLLRTAMYGKGIEIYCAPTVYDRKDWQASMTHIALEGGCFVLSASQFCRRKDYPPPPDYVFVAAAEEPSTDTVVCAGGSVIISPSGQVLAGPNYEGEALISADLDLGEIVRAKFAFDVVGHYSRPEVLSLTVKDHPQDPVSFTSTARTESTPK is encoded by the exons ATAAGGCAGAGAGATTGATCGCTGAAGCTGCCTCATACGGAGCACAAATAGTAGTCTTTCCTGAAGCATTTATTGGTGGTTATCCTCATGGTTCTACTTTTGGTATCACACTAGGTAACCGTACAGCTAAGGGAAAGGAGGAATTTCGAAGATATCATGCTTCTGCAATTGATGTGCCCG GTCCTGAGGTTGATCGATTGGCAGCATTGGCTGGGAAGTATAAAATCTACTTGGTCATGGGTGCTGTTGAGAGATCTGGATATACACTTTACTGTTCAGTGCTCTTCTTTGATTCTCAGGGTCAATACATGGGAAAGCATCGCAAACTCATGCCTACAGGATTAGAACGTGCAATATGGGGCTTTGGAGATGGATCAACTATTCCAGTTTATGAAACTCCTATAGGTAAAATAGGAGCAGTCATATGTTGGGAGAATAGGATGCCACTACTGAGGACGGCTATGTATGGTAAAG GTATCGAGATATACTGTGCTCCTACAGTTTATGATAGGAAGGATTGGCAGGCTTCCATGACTCACATAGCTCTTGAGGGTGGGTGCTTTGTGCTGTCTGCAAGCCAGTTCTGTCGAAGAAAAGACTACCCACCCCCACCTGACTATGTCTTCGTAGCTGCTGCTGAGGAGCCATCTACGGATACTGTCGTCTGTGCTGGAGGAAGTGTCATTATCTCTCCATCAGGACAGGTCTTGGCTGGTCCCAATTATGAAGGAGAAGCCCTTATCTCTGCAGATCTAG ATCTCGGAGAAATTGTTCGAGCTAAGTTTGCTTTTGATGTGGTTGGACACTACTCGAGGCCTGAGGTGCTGAGCTTAACCGTGAAAGATCATCCGCAGGACCCTGTCTCATTCACTTCTACTGCAAGGACTGAGAGCACACCAAAATGA